CAGCGGAACCGGCGATGGAGAACTCTCCGACCGTGCTCGATATCGCTCGCGGACGTCCATTTGACGATGTTGTACGTGAAGTCGAAGTAGAATTGCTTCGCGATGCACTGCAACGGGCCAAGTTTAACCAACGAAAGGCGGCCGAAATCCTGGGGTTGACGTATCACCAGTTCCGCGGACTCTACCGCAAGCATAGCGAGTCGCTGGGGGAGTAGTCACAACCGGAGTGGACGGATATCGTTCCCGTCCGCATGAGCAATCGAATTCAAATGACAGTAGTCAGTCCCAAGTGGATGTATATAAAGGCCCTCCTATTCCTGGTCATCGGCGGTATGTGCTTCGCTCTTGTGGTGATGGAAAGCCCTACTCTGACGACCATTGTGTGCTCAGTCTTAATGGTGTGGGCCTTTTGCCGCGCATACTACTTCGCGTTCTACGTCATCACGCACTATATTGACGACGACTTCAGGTTTGCCGGTCTTTCTGCTTTCGTTCTATACGTCGTGAGAAAATACGTGGCACGTGCCAATTCGGGCCAATCACACTGATCGCCTCAATGAAGGTGATGTGTACTGAAAAGGGGGACTCGTGGGATTTGCAGTAGAGCTTTCGTTCGATGTCGAGGCCGATACCGCCGTGCGCAGATTGTGGGAGCGGTTGGAAGAACACAACATCTCCGATGTGTTGCCTTCGATCGGGGCCTGTCCACACATCAGTCTGGCCGTCTTCGATTCGGTCGATCCGGATAGGCTTGGACCTGAACTCAAACAATTCGCCGCTGAAGAAAAGTGCATCGAGACGCGCTTCGGCGCCGTTGGGATCTTTCCCAGCGAAGACGGCGTGGTGTTTCTCGCCCCGGTGGTGACGCGCGAACTGCTTGAGATGCACGCGCGATTTCACGACCGGATCGCCGCGCTCGGGATTCAATCGCTTGAACACTACCAGCCCGGCAACTGGAACCCTCACTGCACGGCCGCACTCGATCTTCCTCACGGTTCCGTGCCGCGCGCCGTCGAAGCATGCTACCACGGCCACATTTTCATTCCCGTCCGTCTACAGGCGGTGCAACTCATCGAGTTCCGCCCCGTCGTGACCCTCTGTTCGTTCTCGTTGAAGGACGCCAGCTTATGATCATGCTATCGCTTTGCGTGCTGGGCTTTTGGTTTCTCATGCTGATCGTGGCAATCCTCAGTGGAGGCCTTCGCACGAAGCTCCTGCTTCCTCGATTCGGCGACCTTCGCGCGCACCAGATCGGGACCGTTTTCGTCTGCATGATCTTCACGGCTCTGATCGCTTGGTTCGTTCGCGCGACGGGTCTCACGCCTCAACAAGCAGTCATCGTTGGTCCTGTTTGGGCTGCGATGACCGTTGCCTTCGAGACGGTCATGGTCCGGTTCTGGATGAAGCGTCCGTGGGCCGATGTCTTCGCCGACTACAATCTGCTGAAAGGACGCGTATGGCCGCTGGTACTGCTAACCCTAATGGCTTTGCCCTATATCGTATCGCGCCTTTGACCTTCCTAAAGGAGTCGATGATGAGCAAGCGTTTCTCTTCGTACCGGTCTCAATCTCAAGAAGCTGGACTCACGCTTGTGGAGGTAGTTGTCGTTGTTTTGGTGCTCGTAGTTCTGTTCACCGTTCTTGTCCCGAAAGCGATCCAATACAGAAGGGACTATACCGACTCGATGAAAGCGACCCAGGTCTACGATGCCATCCACAAGTCAGGTACTTGGAGGACTATTGTCAGCGGTTCGATGGGAAACAG
The Candidatus Hydrogenedentota bacterium DNA segment above includes these coding regions:
- a CDS encoding 2'-5' RNA ligase family protein — protein: MGFAVELSFDVEADTAVRRLWERLEEHNISDVLPSIGACPHISLAVFDSVDPDRLGPELKQFAAEEKCIETRFGAVGIFPSEDGVVFLAPVVTRELLEMHARFHDRIAALGIQSLEHYQPGNWNPHCTAALDLPHGSVPRAVEACYHGHIFIPVRLQAVQLIEFRPVVTLCSFSLKDASL